The following proteins come from a genomic window of Brevibacillus antibioticus:
- a CDS encoding multicopper oxidase family protein, which yields MNKWKMRPWAYPLVLGGVLLLSACSTTTENTTMDHNGHSMNSSPETSAQAQPQQIPASSDSSVDVLTGNTFTLTAKENILHLDDKTMKNTWTYNGTVPGPQLRVKQGETISVTLKNELPEPVTIHWHGLPVPNNMDGIPGVTQNAVRPNESFTYKFKVDVAGTYWYHSHQNSAKQVDKGLYGSLVVEPATAVPVDKDFTLVLDEWMQDDRMAEMHGNGMNHGMSAPPPDNSSSRSHNMPGMEMPMSDAEMMPLMYTIFSVNGKTGSAIQPLSVKEGEKVRIRLINAGYLNHKLNLQGHEFKIVATDGQPINNPPLVGGQLLNIGPGERYDLEFVANNSGKWLLEERSTNPGAKSLVVPIVYEGSESKTAKSEADDMPMIDITKYGEAAKSSFALEQKYDITYQMDLNTETADGKMAFTINGKTFPNVPPLNVQKGNLVKVTLVNKSPKDIHPMHLHGHFFQVVSKNGQPISGSPLVKDTLNILPGESYVVAFEADNPGDWMFHCHDLGHAAQGMVSEVKYEGFKPDFIVDPTVGNMPE from the coding sequence ATGAACAAATGGAAAATGCGCCCATGGGCTTATCCCTTGGTTCTAGGTGGCGTTTTGCTGTTATCCGCCTGCTCCACTACCACTGAGAATACTACGATGGATCATAATGGACACAGCATGAATTCTTCACCCGAAACATCCGCACAAGCTCAACCTCAACAGATTCCCGCATCCAGCGACTCGTCGGTGGATGTGCTTACAGGCAATACATTTACCCTCACGGCAAAAGAAAATATCCTCCACCTCGATGACAAGACCATGAAAAACACATGGACGTACAATGGAACCGTGCCAGGTCCACAGCTTCGTGTCAAACAAGGGGAAACCATCAGTGTGACCTTGAAAAACGAATTGCCCGAGCCGGTCACCATTCACTGGCATGGCTTACCTGTCCCGAATAACATGGATGGAATCCCTGGCGTGACCCAAAATGCCGTAAGACCAAACGAAAGCTTCACCTACAAATTCAAGGTGGATGTTGCCGGGACATACTGGTACCACTCACATCAAAACAGCGCCAAGCAGGTAGACAAAGGCTTATACGGTTCTCTTGTGGTAGAACCGGCTACTGCAGTACCAGTTGATAAGGACTTTACCCTCGTTCTGGATGAATGGATGCAGGACGATCGCATGGCGGAAATGCACGGAAATGGCATGAACCACGGCATGAGTGCCCCTCCTCCCGATAACTCGTCCTCTAGAAGTCACAACATGCCCGGTATGGAGATGCCCATGAGTGACGCTGAGATGATGCCGTTGATGTATACGATCTTTTCCGTGAACGGAAAAACAGGATCGGCAATCCAGCCGCTATCTGTTAAAGAAGGAGAGAAAGTCAGAATCCGCCTGATCAATGCCGGATACTTGAACCACAAGCTGAACCTGCAAGGTCATGAATTTAAAATCGTGGCAACAGACGGGCAACCCATCAATAATCCACCCCTTGTAGGAGGCCAACTCCTCAATATCGGACCAGGAGAACGATATGATCTCGAATTTGTCGCAAACAATTCTGGCAAATGGTTACTAGAGGAGCGTAGCACGAATCCAGGTGCCAAGTCCCTTGTCGTGCCCATTGTCTACGAAGGCTCGGAATCAAAAACAGCCAAATCAGAAGCTGACGATATGCCAATGATAGACATCACCAAATACGGTGAAGCTGCAAAAAGCAGCTTTGCGCTGGAGCAGAAGTATGACATCACGTATCAAATGGATCTGAACACGGAAACGGCAGATGGAAAAATGGCCTTTACCATCAATGGAAAAACGTTTCCGAATGTCCCTCCGCTCAACGTCCAAAAAGGCAATCTGGTCAAAGTCACGCTGGTGAACAAATCACCAAAAGATATCCACCCGATGCATTTGCACGGACATTTCTTCCAAGTAGTAAGCAAAAACGGACAGCCTATCTCAGGCTCCCCTCTGGTTAAAGATACGCTGAACATTTTACCGGGTGAATCCTATGTAGTCGCCTTCGAAGCTGACAATCCAGGAGATTGGATGTTCCACTGCCATGATCTAGGTCATGCCGCGCAAGGAATGGTGTCCGAAGTAAAATATGAAGGCTTCAAGCCAGATTTCATCGTCGACCCTACCGTCGGGAACATGCCGGAATAA
- a CDS encoding ATP-dependent DNA helicase has translation MERYPFAYDPSQPFISQVSDWVADVFYEVLPEAGFEVRDEQIYMAFQLERAFIEKQTIFAEAGVGTGKTLAYLLYAICYARYTRKPAIIACANESLIEQLVKPEGDIAKLARHLNLTIDARLGKSPDQYVCLRKLDEARFQPETGEAFQHIYQELPSFVHTHEALQSFYPYGDRSAYPDLDDQEWAQMNWDTFQDCFVCDRQHRCGQTLSRNHYRQSADLIICSHDFYMEHVWTYEIRKRGGQLPLLPPHSAVIFDEGHLLEPAAQKALTYKLNHSVFEETITRVLKGEIREELAIAIEEAIAQSEEMFSRLNEESKAVMGSNRKEIYFHPELLATIHRFTSLVSWIEEELALEGGLYTLDEFQLRIVEEHLEMMQLALGLFQDPDHVISWMSEEITGPTLVVMPKKVQEVLEERVFSQKMPIVFSSATLSVDGSFNYVADSLGIEQYLSFSVASPYEYDKQMEVYVPTLSATDSFAEKMRQATQLLQKSAGSALLLFSSMEELQQFKAAIKNEPTCTNLRFLFEGDAEISHLISQFQNDEKSSLCAVSLWEGLDVPGPSLSNVIIWSLPFPPNDPVFTAKRKSAANPFDEVDMPYMLLRLRQGIGRLIRSREDSGLVSILSPQLSQNDKLRQQVQDVFPAGVEWKTSLDGVLA, from the coding sequence TTGGAACGTTATCCTTTTGCCTACGATCCGTCCCAGCCGTTTATCTCTCAGGTGAGCGATTGGGTAGCGGACGTTTTTTATGAAGTATTGCCTGAGGCTGGATTCGAGGTGCGTGATGAGCAAATCTACATGGCCTTTCAGCTTGAACGGGCTTTTATAGAAAAGCAAACGATTTTTGCAGAGGCAGGAGTAGGCACGGGAAAAACATTGGCTTACTTGCTGTACGCTATCTGCTATGCGCGATATACCCGTAAGCCCGCCATCATTGCCTGTGCGAATGAGTCGTTGATCGAGCAGCTCGTAAAACCAGAAGGCGACATTGCCAAACTGGCTCGTCATCTCAACTTGACGATTGACGCGAGACTCGGAAAATCTCCGGACCAATATGTCTGTTTGCGCAAGCTGGATGAGGCGAGATTCCAGCCTGAGACAGGGGAAGCTTTCCAGCATATTTATCAAGAGCTGCCTTCCTTTGTTCATACACATGAGGCCTTGCAGTCGTTTTATCCGTACGGGGATCGCAGCGCATATCCTGATCTGGATGATCAAGAATGGGCGCAGATGAACTGGGATACTTTTCAAGATTGCTTTGTGTGCGATAGACAGCATCGCTGTGGGCAGACCCTGTCCAGAAATCATTATCGTCAGTCCGCCGATTTGATCATTTGCTCCCATGACTTTTATATGGAGCATGTGTGGACCTATGAGATCCGCAAGCGCGGAGGTCAGCTACCGTTGCTGCCACCGCATAGCGCAGTCATTTTTGACGAGGGTCATCTGCTGGAGCCTGCTGCCCAAAAAGCATTGACGTACAAGCTGAATCACTCCGTCTTCGAAGAAACGATTACGCGTGTCTTGAAGGGTGAGATCAGGGAAGAGCTCGCCATTGCCATTGAAGAAGCCATTGCTCAGAGCGAGGAGATGTTCTCCCGATTGAACGAAGAGAGCAAGGCTGTGATGGGCTCCAACCGCAAAGAAATCTATTTTCATCCAGAACTCCTTGCAACCATCCACCGTTTTACGAGTCTCGTCAGTTGGATTGAGGAAGAGCTGGCGCTAGAGGGTGGACTGTATACGTTGGACGAGTTCCAGCTGCGAATTGTCGAGGAGCATCTGGAAATGATGCAGCTGGCACTGGGACTTTTCCAAGACCCGGATCACGTCATTTCCTGGATGAGTGAAGAGATTACAGGGCCGACCTTGGTCGTCATGCCAAAAAAGGTGCAGGAAGTACTGGAAGAGCGCGTCTTCTCACAAAAGATGCCGATAGTCTTTTCGTCGGCGACTCTATCTGTTGATGGATCATTCAACTATGTGGCGGACAGCTTGGGCATTGAGCAATATCTTTCGTTCTCGGTTGCTTCTCCATACGAGTACGACAAGCAAATGGAAGTATACGTACCAACACTATCTGCGACCGACTCCTTTGCGGAAAAAATGAGACAGGCTACCCAATTGCTGCAAAAATCAGCGGGTAGTGCGCTGTTGTTGTTTTCCTCCATGGAGGAATTACAGCAATTCAAGGCCGCTATCAAAAACGAGCCTACCTGTACGAATCTGCGATTCTTGTTCGAAGGAGATGCTGAAATCAGCCATCTGATCTCTCAGTTCCAAAACGACGAGAAAAGTAGCCTCTGTGCGGTGAGTCTGTGGGAAGGGCTAGATGTTCCGGGGCCTTCGCTGTCCAATGTGATCATTTGGTCACTGCCATTCCCGCCGAATGATCCGGTGTTTACAGCAAAAAGAAAAAGTGCAGCGAATCCTTTCGACGAGGTAGATATGCCTTACATGCTGCTGAGACTGCGTCAAGGCATCGGGCGATTGATCCGTTCGAGAGAAGATAGCGGCCTGGTATCGATCTTGAGTCCGCAATTGAGCCAAAATGACAAGCTGAGACAGCAAGTACAGGATGTTTTCCCAGCTGGGGTAGAGTGGAAAACGTCTTTGGACGGTGTATTGGCGTAA
- a CDS encoding Lin0512 family protein, giving the protein MEKVMFIEIGMGIDMHGQNVTKAAVRAVQNAIHHNSMPGLRSVLPGNDIHNMKVNVRLAVPADKDKLDLETVRKALPYGEVSFEIVDGGMLTSSGVVIAEKEDKNDLAYIVIASVEVGY; this is encoded by the coding sequence ATGGAAAAAGTAATGTTTATTGAAATAGGAATGGGCATCGACATGCATGGACAAAACGTCACCAAAGCCGCAGTTCGTGCTGTTCAAAATGCCATCCATCATAATTCGATGCCTGGACTGCGTTCTGTCTTGCCAGGAAACGATATCCATAACATGAAAGTAAATGTGAGACTTGCCGTTCCTGCAGACAAGGACAAGCTCGACCTGGAAACGGTTCGTAAAGCCTTGCCTTACGGGGAAGTCTCCTTCGAAATCGTCGATGGCGGCATGCTGACAAGCAGTGGAGTCGTGATCGCTGAAAAAGAGGACAAGAACGACCTTGCCTATATCGTCATCGCCTCAGTAGAGGTAGGTTATTAG
- a CDS encoding MGMT family protein yields the protein MTEFTQRALKIIAGIPAGHVMTYGQIAALAGSPRAARQIVRILHSMSKKHKLPWHRVINAQGKIGLQDLDSFTLQKMALESEGIVVSAAGEIELEQYQFHPQVVDEPVF from the coding sequence ATGACCGAATTTACGCAGCGCGCACTAAAAATTATTGCCGGGATTCCAGCGGGCCATGTCATGACGTACGGGCAAATTGCTGCGTTGGCCGGGAGTCCGAGAGCTGCCAGACAAATCGTTCGCATCCTTCATTCCATGTCCAAAAAGCACAAGCTTCCATGGCATCGAGTCATCAACGCCCAAGGGAAGATCGGATTGCAAGATTTGGATTCGTTCACGCTGCAAAAAATGGCCTTGGAAAGCGAAGGGATAGTCGTGTCAGCAGCAGGAGAAATAGAGTTGGAGCAATATCAGTTTCACCCACAGGTAGTGGATGAGCCGGTATTCTAA
- the pepF gene encoding oligoendopeptidase F, producing the protein MKTRQNRDQVAVEYTWNLNDLFESQEAWEQELAEIVQHLPVVTAFKGQLHKSGETLLACLEANEEINVRANIAATYASLRSSEEGTNPQNQANSARVGDVVSQLNAALSFIPSEILALSEGKIESFLAEEPGLEVFRKSLNDLLETKPYRLSAETEEAFAAMGEVFSAPYKIYARGKLSDMSFGPVHDSEGNERPVSFALFETDYEMSSDTTLRRAAYESFSKTLASYQNTFAAVYATEVKKQTVMSRLRGYETVTDMLLKPQQVTLDMYHNILDIIGNELAPHMRRYAKLKAKELGLEKLAFCDLKAPLDPEFSPPITIEEAGQKILASLQVMGPEYTAIMEKALNERWIDYVDNVGKSTGAFCSTTYSKHSYILITWSGNMRSAFTLAHELGHCGHFMLATREQSFTNSRPSLYFIEAPSTLNELLLAQHIVEQSNDPRLKRWVILQLMNTYYHNFVTHLLEARMQRKVYEAAQKDVPLTAKQLSEWKGQVLADFWGDAVDLDAAASLTWMRQPHYYMGLYPYTYAAGLTASTAMAASIKQEGQPAVDRWIEVLKAGGTLTPLELMKKAGVDMSDPQPIREAVAYVGSLVDELERLF; encoded by the coding sequence GTGAAGACAAGACAGAACCGTGATCAAGTCGCTGTCGAATATACGTGGAACCTGAACGATTTGTTTGAGAGCCAGGAAGCATGGGAGCAAGAATTAGCAGAAATTGTACAGCATCTGCCTGTCGTCACTGCATTTAAAGGCCAACTGCACAAGAGTGGAGAGACGTTGTTGGCATGCTTGGAGGCAAACGAGGAGATCAATGTGCGGGCGAATATCGCAGCGACGTATGCCAGCCTGCGGTCGTCTGAAGAGGGGACCAATCCACAAAACCAAGCGAACTCTGCACGGGTAGGGGATGTCGTATCCCAGCTAAACGCTGCGCTTTCTTTTATACCTTCCGAGATTTTGGCGTTGTCTGAAGGAAAAATCGAGAGCTTCTTAGCGGAAGAACCAGGACTCGAAGTATTCCGCAAAAGCCTGAATGATTTGCTGGAAACAAAGCCGTACCGATTGTCGGCCGAGACCGAGGAAGCGTTTGCGGCGATGGGCGAGGTTTTCTCTGCGCCATACAAAATTTACGCGCGTGGAAAGTTGTCGGACATGTCTTTTGGACCCGTCCATGATAGCGAAGGAAATGAGCGTCCAGTATCCTTCGCGCTGTTTGAGACCGATTATGAGATGTCTTCCGATACGACGTTGCGCCGTGCTGCGTACGAATCCTTTTCGAAGACACTCGCTTCTTACCAAAACACCTTCGCTGCGGTATACGCGACAGAGGTGAAAAAACAAACCGTCATGTCTCGCCTGCGTGGCTATGAGACCGTAACGGACATGCTGCTTAAGCCGCAGCAGGTTACGCTGGATATGTACCACAATATCCTGGATATCATCGGGAATGAACTCGCGCCCCACATGCGTCGTTATGCGAAGTTGAAAGCAAAAGAGCTCGGTCTTGAGAAGTTGGCCTTTTGCGATTTGAAGGCGCCGCTTGATCCAGAATTTAGCCCACCGATTACGATTGAAGAAGCAGGGCAAAAGATACTGGCTTCCTTGCAAGTAATGGGTCCTGAATATACAGCCATTATGGAAAAAGCACTGAATGAACGCTGGATCGACTATGTAGACAACGTGGGCAAATCGACAGGTGCGTTCTGCTCGACGACATACAGCAAACACTCTTACATTCTCATTACGTGGTCGGGAAATATGCGCAGTGCTTTCACGCTGGCTCATGAGCTGGGGCATTGCGGACATTTTATGCTGGCGACAAGAGAGCAAAGCTTTACGAACTCTCGTCCGTCACTGTACTTTATCGAAGCGCCTTCCACACTCAACGAGCTTTTGCTCGCGCAGCACATCGTGGAGCAATCCAACGATCCTCGTCTGAAGCGTTGGGTCATTTTGCAATTGATGAATACGTATTACCACAACTTTGTCACGCATCTGCTAGAAGCGAGAATGCAACGAAAAGTGTACGAAGCAGCGCAAAAAGACGTTCCTTTGACTGCCAAACAGCTCTCCGAATGGAAAGGGCAAGTGCTCGCAGACTTCTGGGGGGATGCAGTTGATCTGGACGCGGCAGCAAGTCTTACATGGATGCGCCAACCGCACTATTACATGGGGCTGTATCCGTACACGTACGCAGCTGGTTTGACCGCTTCTACGGCAATGGCAGCAAGCATCAAGCAAGAGGGACAGCCTGCCGTTGATCGTTGGATCGAGGTGCTCAAAGCTGGGGGAACACTAACACCGCTGGAACTGATGAAAAAAGCTGGCGTGGATATGTCAGATCCGCAGCCAATCCGCGAGGCTGTCGCATACGTCGGTAGTCTGGTTGACGAGCTGGAAAGACTGTTCTAA
- a CDS encoding aminopeptidase encodes MSFETLFDRYADLAVKVGVNVQPMQTLVVTAPLSTAPFVRKVAKKAYEVGAKHVHIEWNDDELTRMKYDLAPDEAFREYPQWKVQGLEEMAENGAAFLYISAANPDLLKGVNLDRISTANKTAGQALHKFRSYTMSDKVSWCVLAIPSPAWAAMVFPHLPQEEQEPALWDAIFRATRADMDDPVQAWHDHHATLNSKVDQLNAKQYRYLHYEAPGTNLTIELPANHIWIGGGSVNKDGVSFMANMPTEEVFTAPLKEGVNGTVRSTKPLSYHGNLIENFTLTFEKGRIVSATAEKGEESLKQLIETDEGSHYLGEVALVPHLSPISQSNIIFYNTLFDENASNHLAIGNAYCVNIEGGADMSNEELASRGINISLTHVDFMIGSAEMNIDGETANGKREPLFRNGNWA; translated from the coding sequence ATGTCTTTTGAAACCTTGTTTGACCGTTATGCTGATCTCGCTGTAAAAGTCGGCGTGAACGTACAGCCAATGCAAACGTTAGTAGTAACCGCTCCGCTATCTACTGCTCCTTTTGTGAGAAAGGTAGCCAAAAAAGCGTACGAAGTGGGTGCCAAGCACGTACATATTGAGTGGAACGACGATGAACTCACTCGGATGAAATATGATTTGGCTCCTGATGAAGCGTTTCGAGAATACCCGCAATGGAAGGTACAGGGGTTAGAGGAAATGGCGGAAAATGGCGCGGCATTTCTCTACATTTCTGCTGCGAATCCCGATTTGCTGAAAGGGGTAAATCTTGACCGCATTTCTACTGCCAACAAAACAGCCGGTCAAGCCCTCCATAAGTTCCGCAGCTATACCATGTCAGATAAAGTGAGCTGGTGCGTGCTAGCAATTCCATCACCTGCATGGGCCGCCATGGTCTTCCCGCATTTGCCACAAGAGGAACAGGAGCCTGCCTTGTGGGATGCTATCTTCCGCGCGACTCGCGCAGATATGGATGACCCTGTCCAAGCTTGGCATGACCATCATGCGACACTGAACAGCAAGGTGGATCAGCTCAACGCCAAACAATACCGCTACCTTCATTACGAAGCTCCCGGTACTAACCTGACGATCGAGCTGCCTGCCAACCACATTTGGATTGGCGGCGGTAGCGTAAATAAAGACGGTGTCTCCTTCATGGCCAACATGCCGACAGAAGAAGTCTTTACCGCGCCCTTAAAAGAAGGCGTCAATGGTACCGTACGCAGTACCAAGCCTTTGAGCTATCATGGGAATTTGATCGAGAACTTTACGCTTACTTTTGAAAAAGGAAGAATAGTCTCGGCAACTGCTGAAAAGGGAGAAGAGTCCCTGAAGCAATTAATTGAAACAGATGAAGGCTCGCATTATTTGGGTGAAGTGGCGTTGGTTCCTCATTTGTCCCCAATCTCGCAATCAAATATCATTTTCTATAACACGCTCTTTGATGAGAATGCGTCCAACCACTTGGCGATCGGGAACGCTTATTGTGTGAATATTGAAGGTGGCGCTGACATGAGCAATGAGGAACTGGCTAGCCGCGGTATCAATATCAGCCTCACCCACGTCGATTTCATGATCGGCTCCGCCGAGATGAACATTGATGGAGAAACAGCTAACGGCAAGCGTGAACCGCTATTCCGCAACGGAAATTGGGCTTGA
- the cdaS gene encoding sporulation-specific diadenylate cyclase CdaS has translation MLEVNCDTSSLKAELLQELRGISVTLDESIHALKNENECVLRTFDQIRTKFSRLETVAASFYLQCYLSPYTEKYLDLSKAVQHLAKRRQGALIVVEREDPLDLLLQAGIPIEATMSHSLLESIFYPGSPLHDGAVLIRQNHIVSAANVLPLSQVVVGEKKLGTRHRAALGLSEKSDALIVVVSEETGKASFAMQGHLYPIISPS, from the coding sequence ATGCTAGAAGTTAACTGTGATACATCATCGCTGAAGGCGGAATTACTGCAAGAGCTGAGGGGAATATCCGTTACGTTGGATGAGAGCATCCATGCGTTAAAAAATGAAAACGAATGTGTGCTCAGGACGTTTGATCAAATACGGACGAAGTTTAGCCGACTCGAAACAGTAGCAGCCTCCTTTTATTTACAATGCTATCTCTCACCCTATACAGAAAAATATCTGGATTTATCCAAGGCTGTTCAGCACTTGGCCAAAAGGCGCCAAGGGGCATTGATTGTCGTTGAGCGCGAGGACCCGCTTGATTTGCTGTTGCAAGCAGGCATACCGATTGAGGCCACGATGAGCCATTCCTTGCTGGAATCGATCTTTTATCCTGGCAGCCCTTTGCATGATGGGGCTGTTCTGATTCGGCAAAATCATATCGTGTCTGCGGCCAATGTATTGCCATTATCTCAGGTTGTGGTAGGGGAAAAAAAGCTGGGAACCAGACATCGTGCTGCATTGGGGTTGAGTGAAAAAAGTGATGCGTTGATCGTTGTTGTCTCCGAGGAAACGGGGAAGGCGTCCTTTGCTATGCAGGGACATTTGTATCCGATTATTTCGCCTTCATGA
- a CDS encoding spore germination protein, protein MITEWNEFLSIAQDSNDFKHFPLLNEESPFVISYYQTLVKTELLQKNLLRPYQERIEANELLTELRHFSRFVHVEDIIYTDDIQTVVSKIMMGYAAIQPKDNWQFFALINLSNPTEGLRTDNDTENEFSVVGPKVGFVENIDINLHLIRQQISTPKLIIRELTLGTLSHTRIAVVYLSGITNPQHIETVQQRLQTIDFDIIFDSSQLDQIMSDNSNTPFPLFLSTERIDRVIYALTLGQIVIISNASPYVITGPTTIFDFFISPEDYYLPWILSSLFRLIRIFGVLFSILMTPAYTAVLTFHLEMIPQDMLAPIILSRKYVPFPPVLEVLFLELTIEFLREAGARLPTKVGQTLGIVGGIVIGQASVEAALTSNILLIIVALSALASFTTPIYKMSNTIRFLRFPLIILAGIWGGLGIAIGLMFMLTHLLQLKSLGTPYLAPLYPFRRRSFADSFIRSSYSRTARRSAVMRVISQWRYDPDKATQKRDMDE, encoded by the coding sequence ATGATAACGGAATGGAACGAGTTTCTTTCCATCGCACAAGACTCGAACGATTTTAAGCATTTCCCCCTACTGAACGAGGAAAGTCCTTTTGTCATTTCGTACTATCAAACCTTAGTAAAAACAGAGTTACTGCAAAAAAATCTCTTGCGTCCTTATCAAGAACGCATAGAAGCAAATGAATTGCTCACAGAACTCCGCCATTTTTCCCGCTTCGTCCATGTGGAGGATATTATTTATACAGATGACATACAGACGGTCGTCTCCAAGATCATGATGGGCTATGCTGCTATACAGCCAAAAGACAACTGGCAGTTTTTTGCGCTGATCAATCTGTCCAATCCGACTGAAGGACTGCGAACGGACAACGATACGGAAAACGAGTTTAGTGTAGTTGGACCAAAAGTTGGCTTTGTTGAAAATATCGATATCAACCTGCATCTCATCCGTCAACAAATCAGCACGCCCAAATTAATCATTCGAGAGTTAACGTTAGGTACGCTCTCCCATACACGCATCGCCGTTGTTTATTTGTCTGGTATTACAAATCCTCAGCACATTGAAACCGTTCAGCAAAGACTACAGACGATCGACTTCGATATTATTTTTGATTCGTCACAGCTCGATCAGATCATGAGTGACAATTCAAATACGCCTTTTCCATTGTTCCTGTCTACTGAAAGGATTGACCGGGTCATTTATGCGTTAACTCTCGGGCAAATTGTGATTATTTCCAATGCTTCCCCGTATGTCATTACAGGTCCAACTACCATCTTTGATTTCTTCATTTCTCCCGAGGATTATTATTTACCGTGGATCTTATCGTCTTTGTTTCGGTTGATTCGCATTTTCGGGGTGCTTTTTTCGATCTTGATGACACCTGCCTATACGGCGGTTCTCACTTTCCATCTGGAAATGATTCCTCAAGACATGCTGGCTCCGATCATTTTATCGAGGAAGTACGTCCCTTTTCCTCCCGTCTTGGAAGTACTTTTCTTGGAGCTGACGATCGAATTCTTGCGAGAAGCAGGGGCAAGGCTCCCGACAAAAGTCGGACAGACTCTCGGAATCGTTGGTGGAATCGTCATTGGACAAGCATCGGTAGAAGCAGCCTTGACCAGTAATATCTTGCTGATCATCGTAGCTCTGTCGGCGCTTGCCTCTTTTACCACCCCCATCTACAAAATGTCAAACACGATCCGGTTCTTGCGCTTCCCGCTCATTATTTTGGCTGGAATTTGGGGCGGGCTTGGAATCGCTATCGGTTTAATGTTCATGCTGACTCATCTGCTTCAACTCAAATCGTTAGGAACACCTTATCTGGCTCCGCTTTACCCTTTTCGAAGACGTAGCTTTGCGGACAGCTTCATTCGCTCTTCTTATAGCAGAACGGCCAGAAGGTCTGCTGTTATGCGTGTCATCTCGCAGTGGAGATACGATCCTGACAAGGCGACTCAAAAAAGAGATATGGATGAATAG
- a CDS encoding Ger(x)C family spore germination protein, whose protein sequence is MVAKRKWILVLLIVILAGCSSTRIVSEVQLIHSLGLDLEDQKMKGAAITHIYGKEKTQVELLETKSSNLFTILPDFNAITPSQVELGQLRSVIVGRKYAENGVETLVHTLCRDPAIGFRLQLAVAEPKALTILKGMRHMQVPFFISDSVAQNIKTLNMPKTNLHIFLFHLYGEGRDPYLPYFVMHNDRVKLDGVALFRDDKFVHRIHSKESFLLKIMVEKAKSGQIPFEVTINNRKESGLLKNLHSHAVFDLKTTKPIPSIMVKLMVNGQIKDYSKWLQLSNPQVLHQMEKELSSYLQMEATSFVKHLQKLEVDPVGFGDFVRSRSTSWNYSHFKKIYPQIKIAVTASIKLEQTGE, encoded by the coding sequence ATGGTTGCAAAGAGGAAATGGATACTCGTGCTATTGATCGTGATCTTGGCTGGCTGCTCTTCGACTCGAATTGTCAGCGAAGTACAATTGATTCATTCACTCGGTCTCGATCTCGAAGACCAAAAAATGAAAGGGGCAGCCATCACTCACATATACGGAAAGGAAAAGACTCAGGTAGAGCTGTTGGAAACAAAAAGCTCGAATTTATTTACGATCCTCCCTGATTTTAACGCCATCACCCCCTCACAAGTGGAGCTTGGACAGTTGCGATCCGTCATTGTTGGGAGGAAATATGCTGAAAACGGAGTGGAAACGCTGGTACATACGCTTTGTCGCGATCCCGCTATCGGTTTTCGCCTTCAACTCGCAGTCGCGGAACCAAAAGCATTGACGATTTTGAAAGGCATGCGTCATATGCAAGTCCCTTTTTTCATCTCCGATAGCGTCGCTCAAAATATCAAAACGCTGAATATGCCCAAGACCAACCTGCATATTTTCTTGTTTCATTTATACGGCGAGGGTCGCGATCCTTATCTTCCCTATTTCGTGATGCATAATGACAGAGTGAAGCTAGATGGTGTCGCGCTTTTCCGAGATGACAAATTCGTGCATCGCATCCATTCAAAAGAAAGCTTTTTGCTCAAAATCATGGTCGAAAAAGCCAAGAGTGGTCAAATTCCGTTTGAGGTAACGATCAATAATCGAAAAGAATCCGGACTCTTGAAAAATCTGCATTCCCATGCCGTCTTCGATCTCAAAACGACTAAGCCTATCCCCAGCATCATGGTAAAGCTCATGGTAAATGGGCAAATCAAAGATTATTCGAAGTGGCTGCAATTATCCAATCCACAAGTTCTACATCAAATGGAAAAAGAGCTTTCCTCGTACCTGCAAATGGAGGCGACCAGCTTTGTGAAGCATTTACAGAAGCTTGAGGTTGATCCGGTTGGATTTGGTGATTTCGTTCGTAGTCGAAGCACGTCATGGAACTACTCCCACTTCAAAAAGATTTATCCACAAATAAAAATCGCCGTGACGGCCTCGATCAAGCTGGAGCAAACGGGTGAGTAA